In Calonectris borealis chromosome 10, bCalBor7.hap1.2, whole genome shotgun sequence, a single genomic region encodes these proteins:
- the PTPDC1 gene encoding protein tyrosine phosphatase domain-containing protein 1 isoform X1 — protein MAAGVLLQNELPYSSLLESSLYLANMSSGSSRRPTAKYTKVGEHLRHVIPGHMQCSMACGGRACKYENPARWSDQEQAIKGLYSSWITDNILAMARPSTELIEKYNIIEQFERCGIKTIINLQRPGEHASCGNPLEQESGFTYLPEAFMEAGIYFYNFGWKDYGVASLTTILDMVKVMAFALQEGRVAVHCHAGLGRTGVLIACYLVFATRMSADQAILFVRAKRPNSIQTRGQLLCIREFTQFLVPLRNVFACCEPKAHTVTLSQYLTRQRHLLHGYESRHLKHVPKLIHLVCKLLLDLAENRQVIEAELLDIPDLSAEIEKTVSQLVSTQLDRELARQDSDTSDSSHTHSSTFATQHSLFSLGHECDALWKRRNVECLQPLTHLRRRLSYSESDLRKTEFLLEQGETAWTVPAQILLCNKLKQNSGEECSATGEQKPQLDLNKETLVRNTCMFWSQGKFNLDGQRDGSSLYHRRNSIKEVQRSRTFSSGLASIHNSREPGTPTHNFTNEIGHRKDRKANMYSRRVYVSEDSDSSSSSKVNFSIGYESQGSKDVSEAIPHIVLQSELSLEARRVLAAKALADINEFLGEDEVKQKVEMWQKELNSRDGAWDKICTERDPFILCSLMWSWIEQLKEPIISKDDIDMLAKNCTESQDALYLLRKEQCQTILCILHCVVNLQMLPADVEEALLARAIKAFTKASFDSENGPYIYNTLKKVFKQTLEEKRKRLKEGTENSS, from the exons ATGGCTGCAGGAGTTTTGCTGCAAAATGAACTACCGTATTCTTCGTTGCTAGAGAGCAGTCTATATCTTGCAAATATGAGTTCAG GAAGTTCGAGGCGTCCAACAGCAAAATACACTAAAGTAGGGGAGCATCTTCGCCATGTCATTCCTGGTCACATGCAGTGCTCAATGGCATGTGGTGGGCGTGCTTGCAAGTATGAAAACCCAGCTCGATGGAGTGACCAGGAGCAAGCCATTAAAGGGCTCTACTCTTCTTG GATAACAGATAACATACTGGCTATGGCTCGACCCTCAACAGAATTAATTGAAAAGTACAACATTATTGAACAGTTTGAAAG ATGTGGCATAAAAACCATAATTAACCTTCAGCGTCCTGGGGAGCATGCGAGCTGTGGGAATCCACTGGAACAAGAAAGCGGCTTCACCTACCTTCCTGAAGCTTTTATGGAGGCTGGAA tttacttTTATAATTTTGGATGGAAGGATTATGGAGTGGCATCTCTCACTACTATACTTGATATGGTAAAAGTCATGGCTTTCGCCTTGCAGGAAGGGAGGGTAGCTGTTCATTGTCACGCAGGACTTGGTCGGACAG GTGTTCTAATAGCTTGCTACTTAGTTTTTGCAACAAGAATGAGTGCTGATCAAGCAATTCTTTTTGTCAGAGCAAAAAGGCCTAATTCTATTCAGACTAGAGGGCAGTTATTATGCATCAGAGAATTCACTCAGTTTTTGGTTCCTCTGAGAAATGTATTTGCATGCTGTGAGCCCAAGGCACACACAGTGACACTGTCCCAGTACCTGACCCGTCAGAGACATCTGCTCCATGGTTATGAGAGTAGGCATCTCAAACACGTGCCAAAACTTATTCATCTAGTTTGCAAATTGTTGCTAGACTTGGCTGAAAACAGACAAGTGATAGAGGCAGAATTGTTAGATATACCAGATCTCTCAGCTGAAATTGAAAAGACTGTTTCTCAGTTGGTGTCCACACAGCTAGATAGAGAACTCGCAAGGCAGGACAGTGATACGTCGGACTCCTCCCATACCCACTCGTCCACTTTCGCGACCCAGCATTCTCTTTTCTCCCTGGGACATGAATGTGATGCTCTTTGGAAAAGAAGGAATGTCGAATGCCTTCAGCCTCTTACTCATCTGAGAAGGCGTCTAAGCTATAGTGAGTCAGATTTAAGGAAAACTGAGTTTCTTTTAGAACAAGGAGAAACTGCATGGACAGTACCTGCTCAGATATTACTGTGCAACAAACTTAAGCAGAACAGTGGTGAGGAATGTTCTGCCACAGGCGAACAAAAGCCACAGTTGGATTTAAACAAAGAAACGTTAGTGCGTAATACATGTATGTTCTGGAGTCAAGGTAAATTTAATTTGGATGGACAAAGAGATGGATCCTCACTTTATCACAGAAGGAACTCTATTAAAGAAGTACAACGCAGCAGAACCTTTTCTTCAGGTCTAGCATCTATCCACAATAGCAGGGAACCTGGAACGCCAACACATAATTTTACCAATGAGATTGGTCATAGAAAAGACCGCAAGGCTAATATGTATAGCCGAAGAGTCTATGTCTCCGAGGACTctgattcttcttcttcttctaaagTGAACTTTTCCATTGGATATGAAAGCCAAGGTAGCAAAGATGTGTCAGAGGCTATTCCACACATTGTTCTGCAGTCAGAATTAAGTTTGGAAGCCCGAAGAGTTTTGGCAGCAAAAGCACTTGCAGATATAAATGAATTTCTGGGAGAGGATGAAGTGAAGCAGAAGGTAGAAATGTGGCAG aaagaactgAATTCTCGAGATGGAGCTTGGGATAAAATCTGTACCGAGAGAGATCCTTTTATCCTCTGTAGCTTGATGTGGTCCTGGATAGAGCAGCTGAAAGAACCTATTATATCCAAAGACGATATCGACATGCTGGCAAAAAAttgcacagaatcacaggatgcaCTTTACTTACTGAGAAAG GAACAGTGTCAGACTATCCTTTGTATTTTACACTGTGTGG
- the PTPDC1 gene encoding protein tyrosine phosphatase domain-containing protein 1 isoform X2 — translation MQGSPRRRSAVSIFSNFFQGRRHSSSDPLLRIIQRRRSSVVEVLSSSTHRVMVAVSSLSPEELDASFPEKKRSSRRPTAKYTKVGEHLRHVIPGHMQCSMACGGRACKYENPARWSDQEQAIKGLYSSWITDNILAMARPSTELIEKYNIIEQFERCGIKTIINLQRPGEHASCGNPLEQESGFTYLPEAFMEAGIYFYNFGWKDYGVASLTTILDMVKVMAFALQEGRVAVHCHAGLGRTGVLIACYLVFATRMSADQAILFVRAKRPNSIQTRGQLLCIREFTQFLVPLRNVFACCEPKAHTVTLSQYLTRQRHLLHGYESRHLKHVPKLIHLVCKLLLDLAENRQVIEAELLDIPDLSAEIEKTVSQLVSTQLDRELARQDSDTSDSSHTHSSTFATQHSLFSLGHECDALWKRRNVECLQPLTHLRRRLSYSESDLRKTEFLLEQGETAWTVPAQILLCNKLKQNSGEECSATGEQKPQLDLNKETLVRNTCMFWSQGKFNLDGQRDGSSLYHRRNSIKEVQRSRTFSSGLASIHNSREPGTPTHNFTNEIGHRKDRKANMYSRRVYVSEDSDSSSSSKVNFSIGYESQGSKDVSEAIPHIVLQSELSLEARRVLAAKALADINEFLGEDEVKQKVEMWQKELNSRDGAWDKICTERDPFILCSLMWSWIEQLKEPIISKDDIDMLAKNCTESQDALYLLRKEQCQTILCILHCVVNLQMLPADVEEALLARAIKAFTKASFDSENGPYIYNTLKKVFKQTLEEKRKRLKEGTENSS, via the exons ATGCAGGGTTCACCCCGAAGGCGTTCGGCAGTGAGTATTTTTAGCAACTTTTTCCAGGGTCGGAGGCATTCTTCCTCCGATCCCCTTCTTCGCATAATCCAGAGGCGCCGGAGCTCAGTTGTAGAGGTACTCTCATCATCGACTCACCGGGTTATGGTGGCGGTATCGTCTCTGAGCCCTGAGGAGCTGGATGcaagttttcctgaaaaaaaaa GAAGTTCGAGGCGTCCAACAGCAAAATACACTAAAGTAGGGGAGCATCTTCGCCATGTCATTCCTGGTCACATGCAGTGCTCAATGGCATGTGGTGGGCGTGCTTGCAAGTATGAAAACCCAGCTCGATGGAGTGACCAGGAGCAAGCCATTAAAGGGCTCTACTCTTCTTG GATAACAGATAACATACTGGCTATGGCTCGACCCTCAACAGAATTAATTGAAAAGTACAACATTATTGAACAGTTTGAAAG ATGTGGCATAAAAACCATAATTAACCTTCAGCGTCCTGGGGAGCATGCGAGCTGTGGGAATCCACTGGAACAAGAAAGCGGCTTCACCTACCTTCCTGAAGCTTTTATGGAGGCTGGAA tttacttTTATAATTTTGGATGGAAGGATTATGGAGTGGCATCTCTCACTACTATACTTGATATGGTAAAAGTCATGGCTTTCGCCTTGCAGGAAGGGAGGGTAGCTGTTCATTGTCACGCAGGACTTGGTCGGACAG GTGTTCTAATAGCTTGCTACTTAGTTTTTGCAACAAGAATGAGTGCTGATCAAGCAATTCTTTTTGTCAGAGCAAAAAGGCCTAATTCTATTCAGACTAGAGGGCAGTTATTATGCATCAGAGAATTCACTCAGTTTTTGGTTCCTCTGAGAAATGTATTTGCATGCTGTGAGCCCAAGGCACACACAGTGACACTGTCCCAGTACCTGACCCGTCAGAGACATCTGCTCCATGGTTATGAGAGTAGGCATCTCAAACACGTGCCAAAACTTATTCATCTAGTTTGCAAATTGTTGCTAGACTTGGCTGAAAACAGACAAGTGATAGAGGCAGAATTGTTAGATATACCAGATCTCTCAGCTGAAATTGAAAAGACTGTTTCTCAGTTGGTGTCCACACAGCTAGATAGAGAACTCGCAAGGCAGGACAGTGATACGTCGGACTCCTCCCATACCCACTCGTCCACTTTCGCGACCCAGCATTCTCTTTTCTCCCTGGGACATGAATGTGATGCTCTTTGGAAAAGAAGGAATGTCGAATGCCTTCAGCCTCTTACTCATCTGAGAAGGCGTCTAAGCTATAGTGAGTCAGATTTAAGGAAAACTGAGTTTCTTTTAGAACAAGGAGAAACTGCATGGACAGTACCTGCTCAGATATTACTGTGCAACAAACTTAAGCAGAACAGTGGTGAGGAATGTTCTGCCACAGGCGAACAAAAGCCACAGTTGGATTTAAACAAAGAAACGTTAGTGCGTAATACATGTATGTTCTGGAGTCAAGGTAAATTTAATTTGGATGGACAAAGAGATGGATCCTCACTTTATCACAGAAGGAACTCTATTAAAGAAGTACAACGCAGCAGAACCTTTTCTTCAGGTCTAGCATCTATCCACAATAGCAGGGAACCTGGAACGCCAACACATAATTTTACCAATGAGATTGGTCATAGAAAAGACCGCAAGGCTAATATGTATAGCCGAAGAGTCTATGTCTCCGAGGACTctgattcttcttcttcttctaaagTGAACTTTTCCATTGGATATGAAAGCCAAGGTAGCAAAGATGTGTCAGAGGCTATTCCACACATTGTTCTGCAGTCAGAATTAAGTTTGGAAGCCCGAAGAGTTTTGGCAGCAAAAGCACTTGCAGATATAAATGAATTTCTGGGAGAGGATGAAGTGAAGCAGAAGGTAGAAATGTGGCAG aaagaactgAATTCTCGAGATGGAGCTTGGGATAAAATCTGTACCGAGAGAGATCCTTTTATCCTCTGTAGCTTGATGTGGTCCTGGATAGAGCAGCTGAAAGAACCTATTATATCCAAAGACGATATCGACATGCTGGCAAAAAAttgcacagaatcacaggatgcaCTTTACTTACTGAGAAAG GAACAGTGTCAGACTATCCTTTGTATTTTACACTGTGTGG